AGGGGCAGAGGGGCAGGGCGGAGGGAAGGGAAGAGGGCGCGGCAAGCGGCGTCCCTACTCCAGTCCGGAAATCCGCGCGATATGGTCCTTGCTGCCGTCGTTGGCCCAGGCGTCGAGCTGGTCGGGGGCCTTGAGCTGCTGGCCGCGCATGCGGGGCACGGCGATGTAGCCGCAGCCCTTTCCGGCGGGCACGAGGGCGGTCATGTCGCTCCAGAGCTTCTCGCACTGGGCGACGGGGTACACGTCCTCCTGCCCGTGGCCCCAGCGGCGTTTGACCTCCTTGATGGTGACATAGGTGGGCATGAGGCGTGCCACATCGCGCACGGCGCCGGCGATGCGCTCCTCCGGGCCGTCCAGGTCGGCTCGCGTCAGGCCGAAGAGCGCCAGCAGCGGGTCAATCTGGATCCAGGTGGTCATGCTGTTGTAGAAGCTCAGGCGGAGTTCGTCCTCCTCGCGGGGCTGGGCGAGGCCCTCCAGCAGGCGGACCCTGCCGTTGACCCGGGCGAGGCCGCCGCCCCGGTCGTCCATGCGGCGCGGCACCACCTCGAAGCTGAGGGTGTTGCCGCTTTCGAGGTGGGCGCCGAGGGCCCCGGGGTCGAGGTCCGCGCCGAGGGTGTCAATGTTGTGCAGCATGATCGTCTCAAGCTGCGGACGCTCGCGGAGCAGTCCGGCGAGCACGCCGTTGCGCAGGAGGTTTGCCGCCTCGTACCAGTGGCCCGGCGGGTTGAAGCGCTGGACGGGCACGTTGTCCGTGTAGTCCGTGCCCTCGCCCTTTTCGCGGGCCCAGCCCATGAGCGTGCTCCGAACCGCGTCGCGCACCTTCTGCTTCTGCTCGTCGAGGGTCTCCTGCGGCATGGTCTCCCACAGGAAGACCAGGTCGCGGACCATGGGCACAAAGCGCTGGCCGATGGACCGGCCCGGGGAGAGCACGACGGGGCCGCCGTAGCCGTAGTGGCCGTTCAGCCTCAGGTGCTTTTCAATGGCCCCATGGGTGAGGTAGCTCGTGGAGACGATGTGCGGCGGCGGGGCGCCGAAGAGTTCCGCCGTCCGCCTTGTTTTGGCAACATGGATTTCCAGGAAGCTTCGGTGGCGGCTGCCGAGCTGCACAAAGGGGTTGACCGCCTTGATGACCCCCGCGCCGGTGGTCCACCGGCTGCCCACGCCCGCCGCGAGGCTCATCACGGCGACGCGCCCCTCCCGCAGGGCGGCCTCGCCGGTTTTCCGGCGTCCGGCGTCGCCCGTGAGGCGGAGGACGTCCCCCTCCTCCACATTCTCGATCCGCGTGTCCACGGGCAGGCGGTTGTGCGCCAGGCCGATGCGGCCGTGCTGGAGGTCGGCGCGCATCTGCCCGTGCTGGATCTCGTCGAAGCCGTTCTCCGCCTTGACGCGCGCGGCCTCGGCGTCCCATTCGGCGCGCTCGCTCCCCGCCGCCGCGCCGGAGACGTTGAACAGTCCGGCAACCATGCGGCGCAGGAGGCGCTGCGACTCGCCGGGGACGTCGCCCCGCGCGGTGAAGCGGTCCAGCTCCACGCGGCGCAGGCGGGAGGACTCCTCGGCGCTGCGCCGGATCAGCTCGGGGATCTGGAGTCCGTAGTAGCGCCCGGGAAGGAGGGCCGCGTCGCCCGTCAGAAGCCGCGCGGTCGTGCCGTCGCGGTTGATGTCGAAGGTGTAGACCACGGGGTCCATGGCGAAGGCGAGGGCGTCCTCCAGCTCGGCCTTGGTCTCGCGCATGATCCGCAGGATCCCGTCGCGGAAGGCGGCGCAGCGCTCCGGCGCGACGAACATGGCCATGCCGCCGCCGGACATGCCGCCGAGCATGAGGAAGCCCCAGAAGTCGTCCCCCAGCGCCTCGCCCGCGCGGCGGATGATCGTCTCCGTGAACCGGTTGGTCACCCAGGGGATGATCGTCTTGAGCGGGCCGTTCCAGTTCCGCGTGGTGCATTGCGCGAGCCCGCGGATGTCGCCGCCGCGCAGGGCCGCGCGGATGCCGTCGAAGATCTCCGCCGTGTCCCCGCGCGCGCGCCACTCCGCCTCGCCGCGCAGGAGGTATTTCTCCGTCACCATCTCCAGGATGGGGCCGACGTTCTGCGCCATGCCGCCGTGGATCAGGACCAGCGACGCCGCCATCCGCTCCGCAATCTCCGGGTGCAGGTCGCCCGCGCCGAGGATGCGGTGGCGCGGCAGGAGCCGCCCGCGGCTCACGCCGTATTCGGGGTCGCCCTCCACCGCCTCGGCCCCCTCGATCACCTTGAAGCCCGGCCAGGTGCCGCCGGAGTCCTGCCAGCCGCCGCCGGAGCCGCCCAGCCACTCGCCGAGGATGGCCCGCGACGCCACGAGGCGCCGCTCCTCCTCCGGCAGGCTGCCCTCCAGGCTTCCGGTCTGGCCCGTGGCCCGCATGAGCGCGCTGATGATGGACACCAGCATGTTCGTGGACACGGCCAGCCGCGAGCCCTTGGGGATGTCGTTGACCCGGGTGACCAGCTCGACGCCCATGCCCGGCCCCACCACCCGCTCCATCACCCGCGCCAGGGGCTGGTGCGTGCCCTCCAGTGACGGCGGCACGAGGCCCGACGCGATCACGCCCGCCTTCAGCAGGCTCAGGTAGTCGTTTCCGAAGTTGAACAGGTCGCGCAGCTCCGTGACGTCCTTCGTCGCCTCCAGGTCCACGCTGGTCAGCCGCAGCAGCGGCTCGGGGATCACGCGGACATACGCCGCGATGGGCGGGCGCACGGCGTCGTCGCGCCCGTGGACCCCGAGGTCCACGGAGATGTTCAGCACCCGCGCGCCCTCGGGATAGTCCATCCCCAGGAAGAAGATGTCCGACCACCCGCTGTGGCTCAGGTCCAGCCGCACCGGCGTCGTCTCCATGAGCACGGGGAAAAGTCCCCCGTCGCCGCGCCGCATCAGTTCCGGCCGGATGCGGACCGGGTGGTCGTCGGCGTGGCCCACGCGGAACATCCACTGGTTGCCCCGGCTGGCGCGGACGCTCCGCCGGACCTGGTCGCTCAGGGTCTGGAACGCGAGCTGGTGGTAGGCCTGCGCCAGCGCGCTGGACAGCGCCCCGTTCGGCCCGTCCCGGCGCATCGCCGCCGTGAAGGCGCTCACCGCCTCCTCAAAGCGCCGCGAGAGCAGGGCGTCGAAGCCCTCCGGCGGAATCGCGCCCAACGACGGGAAGGCCGGGGATTCCTGGAGGAAGAAGCGGTGCGCCGCGTGGAGGAAGAGCGCCGCGCGCACGCGCTCGTACAGGTTGTCCGACGCGCGGCGGAAGCGGTCCAGCTCGTCGCACGCCGCCAGCAGGGCCTCCGGGGACAGACCCGCGCACAGCGAGCGGAAAGACCGGTCGCGCAGGGCCGGATCCCGGCTCGTGATCGTCTCGATGAAGGGGTTCGTGCCGCTCATGCCGACGCCGGCCCCCCGGGCCGGTCCGTCTCGGCCAGCAGCTCGATGATCGCGCGGAGCACGCCGTCGCGGTCCGTGCCCGCCGCGCCCAGGGCGATCTGCGCCTGCATCAGCCCGAACTTCGCGCTGATGTCGTATCGGATGCCCGACACCTCCAGCGCCAGGCAGCGCTCGCGGTTGGCGAGCTCCTGGAGCGCCGGGGTCAATTGCAGCTCCGCGTCGCCGCGCGCCGCCAGCCCCTCGCCCAGAATGTCAAAGATGCGGTGCGGCAGCGCGTGCATCCCGAAGAAGCAGAGGTAGTGGGCCGTGCGCAGCCCCGGCGTCTGGAGCTGCAGCTCCGCCTGGCTCACCGACGGCTTCTCCAGGATCCGCTCGACCTGGTAGACCCCGTCCAGGTCCGGCATCCGCCGTCCGCTCACCGTGCCGTAGCGCCCCACATGCCGCTCGTGGGTGGACTGCACCGCCGACACCGCCGCGTCCTCCTGCTCCGCCAGCCGGATCACCTGCTCCGCGCAGCGCCGGTCCCGCAGCGCCGAGATGTAGAGATGGTCGTCCAGCAGCAGCAGGAACGACTCCCTGCCCACAAAATCCCGGGCGCACCACACCGCGTGGCCGTAGCCCAGCGGCTCCTCCTGCACGGCGAAGGACAGCCGGGGGATCAGGTCCTCCAGCCGCGCCGCCTGTTCGCAGGCCCAGCCCGCGCCCCCGCACGCGCCCCGCAGGTTCTCCCGCAGCAGCCGGAGCTGGCGCAGGTACTGCTCCTCGTCCCCCGGCGCGCAGACAATGCACACCTCCTCGATGCCGCTGCGGATCGCCTCCTCCGCGATGATCTGGACCAGCGGCTTCGCCAGCCCGTCGCGGTCCACCAGCGGAAGCATCGCCTTCTGCACCGTGTCCGCCACCGGATACAGCCGCGCCCCGCGCCCCGCCGCCGTGATCACTGCCTTGCGTATCTTCAAAGGCCGACCCTTTCATGATCCGGCCCGGAATCAGGCATTGCCCGGGCCCGGACCAGCCTACCAGCGCCCCCCCGGCCAGTCAATTTTACGCCCGGCCCGGGCCTCTCAAGGAGCGGCCGCCCCGCAGCGCACCTCGAAAACGTGCTCCGTGCCCACATCACTCCGGATGCGCAGGGTGTCGCCCTCCCGCGTGACCTCCGTCCACTCCTGTCCGTCCCGCAGGACCGTTGCCGGACCGGTGATCTTCTCGCACCGCAGTTCCGTCTTCCCCGAAAAGGACGGGTTCCCTTTCAGGACCACGAAACGGAGCACCGGCGCCCGGTATTCGGCGGCGCGCACGTAGATGTTTGGATAGTCCACCCCGGCAAGGGTCGGCGCGGCCAGAATCTCCGTGCGCGGTGTCCGGTAGAGGGTGCGCATGGAGTCGCCGTCGGTGGCCAGGGCCGCCGCGATGAGCCCCGTGGCCGATATGTAGTGTTTCGGGCACACGTTGTAGTAATACGACTCGTTGCGGCCGTCGCCGTCCGTGTCCAGCGGCTTGCCGTAGGTTGCCTCCAGCCAGTTCAGCACCTCCCGCGCCCGGGGCGAGTCCTTCCCCTCCGCCTGCACGCCCGCCAGGGGGAGGAAGCTGTTGGCCACGCTCAGCGACCCGCCGCCGCAGCAGCCGATCACCTTGTTGTTCACGGCGTAGGCCCGGCCCTTTTCCGGGGTGACCCACTTGGCCTTCTTGCAGATGTGTTTCCAGCCCTCCTTGAGAAACCCGGGGTCCGGGAACCAGGGATAGCCCCAGCCGAGGGCCCAGCAGTCCGCGCCGACATCCCCCACCGGATAGAAGACCTCCTTCTTTTGGTCGTAGATGACGTAGAGGAACTCGCGGGTCAGGGGAACCTTGTTGCGGAAATGGACCCGCATCCAGTCAAACCACCGGGGGTTAGCGTCGGCATACCGCGTGCCGTGGAGCAGGTCGAACAGCAGGAAAGAGTTTGCGCTGTGGGAGTTGCAGTCGGCGAAGACCAGCCCCGGCTCGCAGCAGATGCCGCCCGAGGGGCTGGCGAGGCTCTGGTCACGCAGCCCGCGCACGGCCTTTTCCAGGGTGTAGTGCGTCTTCCGGCCGTCCTCGGCAACGAAATCCCACCCCTCTTCGGAGTAGCGCATGTCGCCCGTCATCAGCTCATAGAGGCACATCAGCTGCGTGAGGTGCCCCGTGTACATGACGTTCTCGTAGCGGCAGGGGTCGGGCGGGTCGTCCCCGTAGTCCCAGTAGTGGGTGACATAGCACCAGGTCCGGCGGTCCACCATCCGCTCGCAGAGATCGCCGAGCTGGCGGGCTATCAGGTCGCGGTAGGCGGGCGTCCGCGCCGCCATGGCAACGCACCCGTACCCGCCAAAGGCAAACTGGTACCGGAACGCCGTGACATCCAGCTGCTTGCCGTCGTCATACCAGCCGATCCACGGATCCGCTTTATGGCCCTGCATGTGCGTGAGATGGGAGAACCACCGCTGGATGGCCAGCTCCCGGTCCGAAAGGCCCTCCCCCCATGCGGGCTCGTCGGCGGACGCTGGTCCGGACAGCAGGGAAAGGCCGCACGCCAGACAGAACCACGCAAGACACCGCATACGCATGCCCAAGCCTCCTTGCAGGGCGCCCGCGCACGGGCGTCCCGTCTCTAGAAAACCGCCGAGGCGGGGATAAGGGCGCTTTTCGACGCCCTCCCGCCACCCCCCCCCACTTTAGCAGGTCGCGCGCGGGACATCAACGCGCCGGGGCGCGAGGTTGACGCCCCCGGGCCTGTTCTGTTTCAATGCATGGGCGGCGTGTTTCGGCGGGATGGCCGCGCCGGCGCGTGCCGGGGCTGAACAGGGCGCGGAGGGCAGCGCATGGCGGCGGGCGGGTTGAATCCCTTTGACATGGCGGTTATCGCGGTGTACCTCGCGGGCATTGTGGCGCTGGGGTGCTGGGCGGGGCTGCGCAAACGCAAGGGGGCGGCGGGGGACGGCTATTTTCTGGCGGGGCGCAGCCTGGGGTGGCCGGTGATCGGCATGGCGCTCTTCGCCACCAACATCTCGACCATCCATCTGGTGAGCCTCGCGCAGGAGGGCTACACGAACGGCCTGGCCTACGGGAATTTCGAGTGGATGGCGGGGTTCACGCTGATCCTCCTCGCCCTCTTCTTCGCCCCGTTCTATGTGCGGTCGCGGGTGGCCACACTGCCCGACTTCCTGGAGCGGCGCTACAGCCGCGCCAGCCGCGGCTGGCTTTCCCTCATTTCCATCGTGGCGGCCATCTCATCCACATCGGTTTCTCCATCTACGCGGGGGCGGTGGTGCTTGAGGGGCTGTTTGGCATCAACAAGACGGCCAGCATCATCGCCGTCGCCCTGCTCACGGGGGCGTACACCATTGTCGGCGGCCTGATGGCCGTGGTGGTCACGGAGACAGTGCAGACGGTGATCCTCCTGCTCGGCGCCGTGGCGATGACGGTCAGCGCGTGGAATGCCCTGGGCGGCTGGGGAAACCTGACCGCCGCCGTGGACCCGGTGCAGCTCACCATGCTGCGCCCGGCGGGCGACCCGTCGGGCCTGCCGTGGTATGCCGTGTTTCTGGGCTATCCGGTCATTGGTATCTGGTACTGGTGCACGGACCAGACGATCGTGCAGCGCGTGCTGGGGGCGAAGGACGAGCACAACGCGCGGATGGGCGCGCTGTTTGCCGGATTCATCAAGATTCTGCCCGTGTTCATTTTCGTGCTCCCCGGCCTGATGTGCGCGGCCCTGGTCAGGACGGGGCGGGTGGAGGGCGCGCCGGAGAACTCCGAGCAGGTCTATGCGTTCATGATCGGGGCGCTCATGCCCGCCGGGCTGCGCGGGCTGCTTGCCGCGGCGCTGCTCGCCGCGCTGATGAGCACCGTTTCGGCGGCCCTGAACTCCGCCGCCACGCTTTTCACCCACGACCTGTACCGGCGTTTTCGTCCCGACGCGGACGACCGGCGGCTCGTCCGGGTGGGGCGGATCGTCACGTTTGCGGGCATGGTGCTGGCCGTCCTGTGGTCGCCCTTTCTGGGGCGGTACCCCACGGTCTTTCAGGGGGTGAACGCCGCCATCAGCTACATCGCGCCGCCCATCACGGTCGTGTTCCTGTTCGGCGTGTTCTGGCGGCGGGCCTCGTCGCGGGCGGCCATTGCCACGCTGGTCACGGGCTCCGCCGCCGGATTCGCCGTGTTTCTGCTGGACTGGTTCAGGGAGTTCACGGGCTGGAATGTGCCCTTCATGATGGCGGGGTTCTACCTGGCCGTCCTGTGCTCCGCCGTGATGGTTCCCGTGTCCTGGCTCTTTCCCGATCCGCCCAGCGCGGAGCGGGACGCCCTGGTGTGGTCCAGCCCGCTGGCCGCGTTCCGGGGCGCGACCGGCAGGGGGCTGGCGGACTACCGGGTCGTCGCGGGGCTCCTTTTCGGCATAATGGTCGCGCTGTATGTGGTGTTTGCCTGAGTCGGTTGTCCACACACCGGGAGAACAGGTCATGCGAAAGGCGGCATGGGCGGCGGTGTTCGTCGCGCTGGGGATGCTCGCGGGCTGCCGGCACGCCGGGCTGGGTCCGGACGACGCCGTCCAGCGCTTCGGCAGCGTCATTGGCCTGAAGGCGGAGAAGCTGGACTACTACAAGGAACTGCATGCCAACGCCTGGCCCGGCGTGCTGGACAAGATCCGGGAGTGCAACATTCAGAACTACTCGATCTACCTCCACCGGCTGGACGACGGCAACTACTACCTTTTCAGCTACTTCGAGTACACCGGAGAGGATTTCAAGGGGGACATGGCCCGGATGGCCGCCGATCCCCTCACGCAGAAATGGTGGAAGGAGACCGACCCCTGCCAGTTCGCCGTCAAGCACCGCGCCGAAGGCGAGTGGTGGGCGGACATGGAGGAGGTGTTCCACACCCCGTAAACCCGCCGCGTTCGCGCGCGGCACAGGAGGATGATCCATGGAGATGAACCGCCGCTCGTTTGTGAAGACCGCCGTGGCCGGAACCGCGGCGGGAATGTTCGCCGTGGACGCCCTCGGGGCCAATGAGCGGGTGCGCCTCGGCGTGCTCGGCACGGGCAACCGGGGCGGCCAGCTCATTGACATGATTCTGAAGCACCCGAACGCCGAGATTGTGGCGCTGTGCGATGTCTACCATCCGCATCTGGACAAGGCCCGTGCGCGGCTGGATGGCAGGCCCGACGTGTTCACGGACTACCGGAAGCTGCTGGAGCGGAAGGATATAGACGCGGTCTTTGTGGCGACGCCCGACCATTGGCACGCCCTCCAGTGCGTGGACGCCTGCGAGGCGGGTAAGGATGTCTACGTCGAGAAGCCCCTGTCCGTCACCATCCACGAGGGGCGGCGCATGGTCGAGGCCGCGCGCCGGACGAACCGGGTGGTCCAGGTCGGTGTGCAGCGCCGGTCCAGCCTCATGTATGCCGACCTGGCGCAGAAGGTGAAGGACGGGCTGATCGGCAAGGTGACCGTCGCCCGGACCTACCGCCTGTCCAACATGTGGCCCGCCGGCATGGGGAAGGGACAGGACGCCGACCCGCCCGCGGACCTCAACTGGGACCTGTGGCTCGGGCCCCGGCCCCTGCGCCCCTTCCGCGACACCATCGCCCCCTACAAGTTCCGTTGGTGGGGCGCCTACTCCTCCCAGATCGCCAACTGGGGCATTCACTTCATTGACTCCCTCCGCTGGATGCTCGGCGAGGAGGCCCCCGACGCCGTTGTGTCCCTTGGCGGCCG
This portion of the Candidatus Hydrogenedentota bacterium genome encodes:
- a CDS encoding L-rhamnose mutarotase; the encoded protein is MLAGCRHAGLGPDDAVQRFGSVIGLKAEKLDYYKELHANAWPGVLDKIRECNIQNYSIYLHRLDDGNYYLFSYFEYTGEDFKGDMARMAADPLTQKWWKETDPCQFAVKHRAEGEWWADMEEVFHTP
- a CDS encoding nucleotidyl transferase, with the protein product MKIRKAVITAAGRGARLYPVADTVQKAMLPLVDRDGLAKPLVQIIAEEAIRSGIEEVCIVCAPGDEEQYLRQLRLLRENLRGACGGAGWACEQAARLEDLIPRLSFAVQEEPLGYGHAVWCARDFVGRESFLLLLDDHLYISALRDRRCAEQVIRLAEQEDAAVSAVQSTHERHVGRYGTVSGRRMPDLDGVYQVERILEKPSVSQAELQLQTPGLRTAHYLCFFGMHALPHRIFDILGEGLAARGDAELQLTPALQELANRERCLALEVSGIRYDISAKFGLMQAQIALGAAGTDRDGVLRAIIELLAETDRPGGPASA
- a CDS encoding Gfo/Idh/MocA family oxidoreductase; protein product: MEMNRRSFVKTAVAGTAAGMFAVDALGANERVRLGVLGTGNRGGQLIDMILKHPNAEIVALCDVYHPHLDKARARLDGRPDVFTDYRKLLERKDIDAVFVATPDHWHALQCVDACEAGKDVYVEKPLSVTIHEGRRMVEAARRTNRVVQVGVQRRSSLMYADLAQKVKDGLIGKVTVARTYRLSNMWPAGMGKGQDADPPADLNWDLWLGPRPLRPFRDTIAPYKFRWWGAYSSQIANWGIHFIDSLRWMLGEEAPDAVVSLGGRFAVDDDRDIPDTMETTFQLPGGCLLIFGQYEANQNNPLKRGHFELRGTNGTLYIEDGGYEIVPEKGGQFQDPKPRMEAVTQKNPLDPAGDFTIAHIGNFLDCIKTRALPLADVEVGHRSTTFSHLGNIALATESLLKWDAKAERVTNNEAANGLLHYEYREPWKLG
- a CDS encoding UTP--glucose-1-phosphate uridylyltransferase; amino-acid sequence: MSGTNPFIETITSRDPALRDRSFRSLCAGLSPEALLAACDELDRFRRASDNLYERVRAALFLHAAHRFFLQESPAFPSLGAIPPEGFDALLSRRFEEAVSAFTAAMRRDGPNGALSSALAQAYHQLAFQTLSDQVRRSVRASRGNQWMFRVGHADDHPVRIRPELMRRGDGGLFPVLMETTPVRLDLSHSGWSDIFFLGMDYPEGARVLNISVDLGVHGRDDAVRPPIAAYVRVIPEPLLRLTSVDLEATKDVTELRDLFNFGNDYLSLLKAGVIASGLVPPSLEGTHQPLARVMERVVGPGMGVELVTRVNDIPKGSRLAVSTNMLVSIISALMRATGQTGSLEGSLPEEERRLVASRAILGEWLGGSGGGWQDSGGTWPGFKVIEGAEAVEGDPEYGVSRGRLLPRHRILGAGDLHPEIAERMAASLVLIHGGMAQNVGPILEMVTEKYLLRGEAEWRARGDTAEIFDGIRAALRGGDIRGLAQCTTRNWNGPLKTIIPWVTNRFTETIIRRAGEALGDDFWGFLMLGGMSGGGMAMFVAPERCAAFRDGILRIMRETKAELEDALAFAMDPVVYTFDINRDGTTARLLTGDAALLPGRYYGLQIPELIRRSAEESSRLRRVELDRFTARGDVPGESQRLLRRMVAGLFNVSGAAAGSERAEWDAEAARVKAENGFDEIQHGQMRADLQHGRIGLAHNRLPVDTRIENVEEGDVLRLTGDAGRRKTGEAALREGRVAVMSLAAGVGSRWTTGAGVIKAVNPFVQLGSRHRSFLEIHVAKTRRTAELFGAPPPHIVSTSYLTHGAIEKHLRLNGHYGYGGPVVLSPGRSIGQRFVPMVRDLVFLWETMPQETLDEQKQKVRDAVRSTLMGWAREKGEGTDYTDNVPVQRFNPPGHWYEAANLLRNGVLAGLLRERPQLETIMLHNIDTLGADLDPGALGAHLESGNTLSFEVVPRRMDDRGGGLARVNGRVRLLEGLAQPREEDELRLSFYNSMTTWIQIDPLLALFGLTRADLDGPEERIAGAVRDVARLMPTYVTIKEVKRRWGHGQEDVYPVAQCEKLWSDMTALVPAGKGCGYIAVPRMRGQQLKAPDQLDAWANDGSKDHIARISGLE